A DNA window from Loxodonta africana isolate mLoxAfr1 chromosome 7, mLoxAfr1.hap2, whole genome shotgun sequence contains the following coding sequences:
- the LOC100670298 gene encoding olfactory receptor 10AG1-like, giving the protein MNHQEKPPEENLTELMAFVLLGFADMPHLQWFLFGLFLIIYIIILMSNGTIFLITKMDPALQSPMYFFLANFSFLEICYVSATLPRMLMNLGTQRRIISLVACATQMCFVLMFGGTECLLLAVMAYDRYVAICNPLNYPLVMNHRVCIQLVTGSWTIGIPVMIGRTYQIFSLPFCGSNQINHFFCDIPPVLKLACGDTFVNEMLVYIVSVLFIMVPFLLILGSYSKIISIILKLPSAIGQAKAFSTCSSHLMVVVLFFGSAIITYLRPNTRDSEGTDKMLSLFYSILTPMFNPMIYSLRNKDVIIALRKLLCK; this is encoded by the coding sequence ATgaatcatcaggaaaaaccaccAGAAGAAAATCTAACAGAACTGATGGCATTCGTTCTCTTGGGCTTTGCTGACATGCCCCATCTCCAGTGgtttctttttggattatttttaatCATCTATATCATTATCCTGATGAGCAATGGCACCATATTTCTAATAACAAAAATGGATCCCGCTCTCCAGAgccctatgtattttttcctggcaaatttttccttcttggAAATCTGCTACGTATCAGCTACTCTCCCCAGAATGCTGATGAATCTAGGGACCCAGAGAAGAATAATTTCTTTAGTTGCCTGTGCTACACAGATGTGTTTTGTCCTTATGTTTGGAGGTACAGAGTGTTTGCTCCTGGCAGTGATggcttatgaccgctatgtggccatttgtaacccCCTGAACTACCCTCTAGTCATGAACCACAGGGTCTGCATCCAGTTGGTGACTGGGTCCTGGACCATCGGAATTCCAGTTATGATAGGGCGGACTTACCAGattttctctttgcctttttgtggATCTAACCAAATtaaccacttcttctgtgacattCCCCCAGTACTCAAGTTGGCTTGTGGGGACACCTTTGTAAACGAGATGTTGGTCTACATAGTTTCTGTGTTATTTATCATGGTTCCATTTCTGTTGATACTTGGCTCCTACAGTAAAATcatctccatcatcctgaagctgCCATCAGCCATAGGCCAAGCCAAAGCCTTCTCTACCTGCTCATCTCATCTTATGGTTGTGGTGTTATTCTTTGGATCAGCCATTATTACATACTTAAGACCCAACACTAGAGACTCAGAGGGAACTGACAAAatgctttctcttttctattctatcctaACTCCTATGTTTAATCCCATGATATATAGTCTAAGGAACAAGGATGTTATAATTGCACTGAGAAAATTGCTATGCAAATAA